In a genomic window of Nostoc sp. UHCC 0870:
- a CDS encoding YdeI/OmpD-associated family protein, translated as MANFDNQLETFHAPNRQAWREWLENNHQNYIGIWLIYYKVKSGQPSIKYSEAVKEALCFGWIDSKVKSLDADRYMQIFTPRKPKSVWSKLNKQYIAELIEQGLMNEAGLAKITAAKQNGSWTSLDAIEALIIPDDLQQALAANADANQYFAAFSNSTKKNILSWIANAKRPETRMKRIEQTINSVAQNKNPKL; from the coding sequence ATGGCTAACTTCGATAACCAACTAGAAACTTTTCATGCCCCAAATCGCCAAGCATGGCGGGAATGGTTGGAGAATAACCATCAAAATTATATTGGTATATGGCTAATTTATTACAAAGTAAAAAGTGGTCAACCCAGCATTAAATATAGTGAAGCCGTTAAAGAAGCCTTATGTTTTGGTTGGATTGATAGTAAAGTTAAATCCTTAGATGCAGACCGTTATATGCAAATATTTACGCCTCGTAAACCGAAAAGTGTCTGGTCAAAATTAAATAAGCAATATATCGCAGAACTCATCGAACAAGGTTTGATGAATGAGGCTGGGTTGGCAAAAATTACAGCAGCCAAACAAAACGGTTCATGGACTAGTTTAGATGCCATAGAAGCATTAATCATCCCCGATGACTTACAGCAAGCATTAGCCGCAAATGCAGACGCTAATCAATATTTTGCAGCATTCAGCAACTCAACTAAAAAGAATATCCTCTCCTGGATTGCCAATGCTAAACGTCCAGAAACAAGGATGAAGCGAATTGAGCAAACTATCAATTCAGTAGCACAAAATAAAAATCCTAAGTTATAA
- a CDS encoding ATP-binding sensor histidine kinase, with the protein MNSTVDTTVLLPGYQLIEQLYHGSKTLVYRGIRLADSTEQPVVIKLLRRDYPSFSELLQFRNQYTIAKNLHIPGIVRPTSLETYGNSYALVMEDFSGVSLRAYSQTHPLSLVDVLAIAIQLTNILHDLYQHRVIHKDIKPANLLIHPDTKEIKLIDFSIASLLPKETEAVKHPNVLEGTLAYLAPEQTGRMNRGIDYRSDFYALGVTLFELLTGQLPFPVDDPLELVHCHIAKSAPSACELQPELPVVIGPIIAKLMAKNAEDRYQSALGLQHDLQNCLDQLQNTGKIEVFEIATRDICDRFLIPEKLYGREEEVTTLLQAFDRVSNGTSELMLVAGFSGIGKTAVVNEVHKPIVEKRGYFVKGKFDQFNRSTPFSAFVQAFRDLMGQLLSESDEQLQTWKTQLLEAVGENGQVIIDVIPELEHIIGEQPPALEISGNAAQNRFKLLFQKFIHVFTTPEHPLVIFLDDLQWADSASLNLMQGLMAESKTGYLLVIGAYRDHEVYPAHPLMLTLEAIEKTGATTNTITLQPLSLNSLNQLTADTLNCTATLAQPLTKLVNQKTQGNPFFATQFLKGLYQDGLICFDLAAGYWQCDIVQVQAAALTDDVVEFMALQLQKLPPSTQDILKLAACIGNQFDLDTLAIVSKLSQTETATILWKALQEELTLPLSETYKFFQSSPNQTIDHHQITVSYKFLHDRVQQAAYSLIPQEQKKATHLRIGQLLLNSTPEAELENRIFDIVNQLNVGIDYFTKKHQKERLLELNLIAGRKAKVATAYAVAVDYLNTGIKLLEADSWQNQYELTLSLYDLVAEAEYLNTNFPTSEFLVKEILIHTEHTLDKIKAYEIQIQAYTAQNKLIEAINIGREVLGLLGIDFPEDGDMETIIAEHGRLKSLFGERLIEDLVNLPELSDLQQGAALRILCGLFAPIYLAKPMLLPLKIFTMVKICIQYGNSPQSAIAYSLYGLFLCASEEITDGYQFGQLAMTILEKFNAEELKSKVYLTFGLFIKHWQDSINSTLDIFLEGLKTGLETGDLEYVGYCANCYAQFLFWTGNNLEFAEAEANKYCSLMQDIKQDVSLIWGNTWRQTVMNLRAKADNPQMLVGECFDEIVTLPSLIQSRNTNGICYVYLAKSFLAYLFGADQAAIEYASLFEEYEQGAAGLLIVPLKNFYQSLSMLSLYPKLDADQQSNYLEKITNNQQKMQKWAGYAPINYQHKFYLVEAERYRVLEDKIAAIDLYDQAIALAKTNGYIQEAALANELAAKFYLQWGKEKVAAGYMQEAYYCYAHWGSLAKTDDLETRYPQLLRPILQQTTQPLSILETFASIATSAYDLHSTRNQSSSSTSINHMFDFTGLLQVSQAMSSTIQLDKLLQTLTQTMLENSGADYCALMLCQEGKLQVRVIANYEQSTLQSVPLENNPSVPVKLIHYVKNTLETVVIHDLKTDLPGMISNYLHQHQPKSVLCLPLINQGHLIGILYLENQVTSNVFNSDRLLVLKFLSSQAVIALENARLYRQVQHTLEDLQQAQVQMVQNEKMSALGNLVAGVAHEINNPVGCIVGNIGAAQEYVNDLLGVIDLYRDKFPQPGTEIEDELETIDLEYLREDLPKLIKAMKDGGDRIKAISRSLRTFSRTDSDQKQPFNLHEGIDSTLLILRHRLKANEHRPAIEVVTEYGNIPHVKCFPGQLNQVFMNILANAIDALDESNQGCSFTEIEAKTSRITIQTTVAGEQVKIAISDNGNGIPEDVKARIFDHLFTTKGVGKGTGLGLAIAQQIIVEKHGGAIAVNSTLGMGTEFLLTLPIA; encoded by the coding sequence ATGAATTCAACCGTAGATACAACCGTTTTGCTGCCTGGATATCAGTTGATTGAGCAGCTTTATCACGGCTCTAAAACGCTTGTCTATCGTGGAATAAGACTGGCAGATAGTACAGAGCAACCTGTGGTGATTAAGCTACTCCGGCGGGACTATCCTAGCTTCAGTGAACTATTGCAGTTTCGCAACCAATATACGATCGCTAAAAATCTGCATATTCCCGGTATTGTCCGCCCTACTAGCCTAGAAACCTATGGTAACAGCTATGCCTTGGTAATGGAAGATTTTAGTGGGGTATCATTGCGAGCATATAGTCAAACCCACCCTTTGTCTTTGGTAGATGTATTAGCGATCGCCATTCAACTGACGAATATTCTACACGATCTCTATCAACACCGGGTTATCCATAAAGACATCAAACCCGCTAACCTGCTGATTCATCCTGATACCAAAGAAATTAAGCTGATTGATTTCAGCATCGCCTCACTGCTACCCAAGGAAACCGAAGCAGTTAAACACCCCAATGTTTTAGAAGGAACACTCGCCTATCTCGCACCAGAACAAACTGGACGGATGAATCGAGGGATAGATTATCGTAGTGATTTTTATGCTTTGGGTGTGACGTTGTTTGAACTGTTAACGGGACAGTTGCCATTTCCAGTAGATGATCCTTTAGAATTGGTGCATTGTCACATTGCTAAATCTGCACCCTCAGCGTGTGAATTGCAGCCAGAACTCCCCGTGGTGATTGGACCAATAATTGCCAAATTAATGGCGAAAAACGCCGAGGATCGTTATCAAAGTGCATTGGGTTTGCAGCATGATTTGCAAAATTGTCTGGATCAACTGCAAAACACAGGTAAAATTGAGGTATTTGAGATTGCTACACGGGATATTTGCGATCGCTTCCTGATACCTGAAAAACTCTATGGTCGGGAGGAGGAAGTTACTACCCTACTCCAAGCATTTGATCGCGTTAGTAACGGTACATCAGAACTGATGCTAGTGGCGGGTTTCTCTGGGATTGGAAAAACTGCTGTTGTGAATGAAGTTCATAAGCCAATCGTCGAGAAACGCGGTTATTTCGTTAAAGGTAAATTTGACCAATTTAATCGCAGCACTCCCTTCTCGGCTTTTGTGCAAGCATTCCGCGATTTAATGGGTCAATTGCTAAGTGAAAGTGATGAACAATTGCAGACTTGGAAAACCCAGCTTTTAGAGGCTGTCGGCGAAAATGGACAAGTCATCATTGACGTGATTCCCGAATTGGAACACATTATTGGAGAACAACCACCCGCACTAGAAATATCTGGGAATGCAGCACAAAATCGCTTTAAGTTGTTGTTCCAAAAGTTTATTCATGTCTTCACCACACCGGAGCATCCTTTAGTTATATTTTTAGATGATTTACAATGGGCAGATTCCGCTTCCCTCAACTTGATGCAAGGATTAATGGCGGAGTCAAAAACAGGTTATTTGCTGGTGATTGGGGCGTATCGTGACCATGAAGTATACCCTGCTCATCCGTTGATGTTGACTCTGGAAGCAATCGAAAAAACAGGAGCAACAACAAATACAATTACTCTACAACCATTGAGTTTAAACAGTCTCAATCAACTAACTGCCGATACCCTCAATTGTACAGCAACCTTAGCGCAACCATTAACTAAATTAGTCAACCAAAAAACCCAGGGTAATCCTTTTTTTGCTACCCAATTTCTCAAGGGATTGTATCAGGATGGACTGATTTGTTTTGATTTAGCCGCAGGATATTGGCAGTGTGATATTGTCCAGGTGCAGGCAGCAGCTTTAACTGATGATGTGGTTGAGTTTATGGCGTTGCAGTTGCAAAAACTGCCACCATCCACCCAAGATATTTTAAAGTTAGCCGCTTGTATTGGCAATCAATTTGATTTAGATACCCTGGCGATCGTCTCGAAATTATCTCAGACAGAAACAGCTACAATCTTGTGGAAGGCATTACAAGAAGAGTTAACTCTTCCTCTGAGTGAAACATATAAATTCTTCCAATCTAGCCCAAATCAAACAATAGATCATCATCAAATCACAGTCAGTTATAAGTTTTTGCATGATCGTGTCCAACAAGCGGCTTATTCACTAATTCCCCAAGAGCAAAAAAAAGCAACTCATCTGAGAATTGGTCAACTTCTTTTAAATTCTACTCCTGAAGCAGAATTAGAAAATCGCATTTTTGATATAGTTAATCAGTTAAATGTAGGGATTGATTATTTCACTAAAAAGCATCAAAAAGAGCGGTTACTTGAGTTGAATTTAATAGCTGGACGTAAAGCTAAAGTTGCTACTGCTTACGCTGTCGCTGTCGATTATTTAAATACGGGAATAAAACTCCTCGAAGCTGATAGTTGGCAAAATCAATATGAGCTTACCCTGAGTTTGTATGATTTGGTAGCGGAGGCTGAATATTTAAACACAAATTTTCCTACCTCCGAATTTCTAGTTAAAGAAATACTTATACACACCGAACATACCTTAGATAAAATTAAAGCTTACGAGATTCAAATTCAGGCTTATACTGCTCAAAATAAACTTATAGAAGCAATCAATATAGGTAGAGAAGTTTTAGGTTTACTGGGTATCGATTTTCCCGAAGATGGCGATATGGAAACCATCATCGCTGAACATGGTCGATTGAAGTCGCTATTTGGCGAACGTTTAATTGAAGACTTAGTAAATTTACCAGAACTGAGTGATTTACAGCAAGGTGCAGCCTTAAGAATTTTATGTGGTTTATTTGCCCCTATTTATCTTGCCAAACCCATGCTGTTACCTTTAAAGATATTCACAATGGTGAAAATCTGTATTCAATATGGTAACTCTCCCCAATCTGCGATCGCCTACAGTCTGTATGGATTATTTTTGTGTGCATCGGAAGAAATTACAGATGGCTATCAATTCGGCCAGCTAGCTATGACAATTTTGGAAAAGTTTAATGCCGAAGAATTAAAAAGTAAAGTTTATCTGACCTTTGGGCTATTTATTAAACATTGGCAAGATAGCATTAACTCCACTTTAGATATATTTTTAGAAGGTCTGAAAACTGGTCTAGAAACTGGTGATTTAGAATATGTTGGTTATTGTGCAAATTGTTATGCTCAATTTTTATTTTGGACAGGGAACAATCTAGAATTTGCCGAAGCTGAGGCTAATAAGTATTGCTCTTTAATGCAGGATATTAAACAAGATGTATCTTTAATTTGGGGTAATACATGGCGACAAACTGTCATGAATTTAAGAGCTAAGGCTGATAATCCTCAAATGCTAGTTGGTGAATGTTTTGACGAAATAGTAACGCTCCCCTCGTTAATTCAGAGTCGCAATACCAATGGAATTTGTTACGTTTATTTGGCTAAATCATTTTTAGCTTATTTGTTTGGTGCAGATCAAGCAGCTATTGAATACGCCAGTCTATTTGAAGAGTATGAACAGGGCGCGGCTGGTTTATTGATTGTGCCGTTGAAGAATTTCTATCAATCTCTGAGTATGCTTTCTTTATATCCAAAATTGGATGCTGATCAACAATCTAATTACTTAGAGAAGATTACAAACAATCAACAAAAAATGCAAAAATGGGCAGGCTATGCTCCTATAAATTATCAACATAAGTTCTATTTAGTGGAAGCTGAAAGATATCGAGTTTTAGAAGACAAAATAGCTGCAATAGACCTATACGACCAAGCGATCGCCCTGGCCAAAACCAACGGTTACATCCAAGAAGCCGCCCTAGCTAACGAACTTGCGGCTAAATTCTACCTACAATGGGGCAAAGAAAAAGTTGCCGCAGGCTATATGCAGGAAGCCTATTACTGCTACGCTCATTGGGGTAGCCTAGCCAAAACTGATGATTTAGAAACCCGTTATCCGCAACTGCTGCGCCCCATACTACAACAAACTACTCAGCCCCTGAGCATTTTAGAAACCTTCGCCAGCATTGCGACTTCTGCTTACGACCTCCACTCCACCCGTAACCAGAGTTCTTCCAGCACCAGCATTAACCATATGTTCGATTTTACTGGACTGCTGCAAGTATCTCAAGCAATGTCTAGCACTATTCAACTAGATAAATTACTGCAAACCTTGACTCAGACCATGCTGGAAAATTCTGGGGCTGATTACTGTGCTTTGATGCTGTGTCAAGAGGGCAAATTGCAGGTACGAGTGATAGCTAACTATGAGCAAAGCACCTTACAATCTGTTCCCCTGGAAAACAATCCTAGCGTTCCTGTGAAGCTGATTCACTACGTCAAAAATACCTTAGAAACAGTTGTCATCCATGATCTAAAAACTGATCTACCTGGTATGATCAGCAATTATCTTCATCAGCATCAGCCCAAAAGCGTGCTATGTTTGCCGTTAATTAATCAGGGTCATTTAATCGGCATTTTGTACCTCGAAAATCAAGTTACCAGTAACGTGTTTAACAGCGATCGCCTCCTGGTTCTCAAATTCCTCTCTAGCCAAGCCGTAATCGCCCTCGAAAATGCTCGTCTCTATCGTCAGGTGCAACATACTTTAGAGGATCTTCAGCAAGCGCAAGTGCAGATGGTGCAGAACGAAAAAATGTCTGCTTTGGGTAACTTAGTTGCAGGCGTTGCTCACGAAATTAATAATCCCGTCGGCTGCATTGTTGGTAATATTGGTGCAGCGCAAGAATATGTTAATGACCTGTTGGGAGTGATTGACCTATACCGTGATAAATTTCCCCAACCCGGTACTGAAATTGAAGATGAACTAGAGACGATTGACCTGGAATATCTGCGGGAAGATTTGCCAAAACTCATCAAGGCGATGAAAGATGGAGGCGATCGCATCAAAGCTATCAGTAGAAGTTTGCGTACATTCTCCCGCACCGACAGCGACCAAAAGCAGCCCTTTAACCTACATGAAGGTATCGATAGTACCCTACTGATTTTGCGTCATCGCCTCAAAGCCAACGAACACCGCCCAGCCATTGAAGTTGTCACCGAATACGGTAATATTCCCCATGTGAAATGCTTTCCCGGTCAATTAAATCAGGTATTTATGAATATTCTGGCCAATGCGATCGATGCGTTGGATGAATCGAATCAGGGATGTAGTTTTACTGAGATTGAAGCCAAAACCAGTCGAATTACAATTCAGACAACGGTTGCAGGTGAACAGGTCAAAATTGCCATCAGTGATAATGGTAACGGAATACCAGAAGATGTAAAAGCACGAATTTTCGATCACCTCTTCACCACAAAAGGAGTAGGCAAAGGAACGGGTTTAGGATTGGCGATCGCCCAGCAAATTATCGTGGAGAAACATGGAGGAGCGATCGCGGTTAACTCTACACTAGGTATGGGAACTGAGTTCTTATTAACATTGCCAATTGCTTAG
- a CDS encoding glycosyltransferase family 2 protein, protein MSQPIVTLIVVPRERFSCTQASLESIYEHTKIPFKLIYVDGNSPNKVHRYLQTKAQENNFKLIRTDYYLSPNHARNIGLSHVDTKYLVFIDNDVIVSPGWLEALINCAETTNATVVGPLMCEKQPIHQRIHFAGGESHIVIDIKGRRHLREKMYKQGHQVSELRPQLKQTETELAEFHCTLVRTEIFERLGYLDEEMLNTKEHLDFCMNVIQAGGKVYFEPDSLITYVPGPPLKWSDLHFYMLRWSDAWTLSSLQRIRAKWDLSEDGYFQTKYKKLGVRRVSTIIKPLVRKLSFGNENKPLKRLLKKWDRKLNCFLTNRYAKMLPQHKLDLPPIKKADLVVKEFTQV, encoded by the coding sequence ATGTCACAACCCATTGTCACCCTAATTGTTGTCCCCCGCGAACGCTTTAGCTGCACTCAAGCATCCCTAGAAAGTATTTACGAACATACAAAAATTCCCTTCAAATTAATTTATGTTGATGGTAATTCACCTAATAAAGTACATCGTTATCTACAAACAAAAGCCCAAGAAAATAACTTTAAATTAATTCGCACAGATTACTATCTGTCTCCCAACCATGCGCGTAATATCGGTTTGAGTCATGTTGATACTAAATATTTAGTATTCATTGATAACGATGTGATAGTTTCTCCTGGTTGGTTAGAAGCCTTAATTAACTGTGCAGAAACAACAAATGCAACTGTTGTCGGACCTTTAATGTGTGAAAAGCAGCCAATACACCAAAGAATTCACTTTGCAGGTGGAGAAAGCCACATTGTAATTGATATTAAAGGCCGGAGACATCTACGGGAGAAAATGTACAAGCAAGGTCATCAAGTATCAGAATTACGTCCCCAACTCAAGCAGACTGAAACAGAATTAGCAGAATTTCACTGCACCCTAGTTCGCACTGAAATATTTGAGCGTCTTGGCTATTTAGATGAAGAAATGCTCAACACCAAAGAACACCTTGATTTTTGTATGAATGTTATACAGGCAGGTGGTAAAGTTTATTTTGAACCTGATAGTTTAATCACCTATGTACCAGGGCCGCCTCTAAAATGGAGTGATTTACACTTCTATATGCTGCGTTGGAGTGATGCTTGGACTTTAAGTAGCTTACAACGCATCCGCGCCAAATGGGATTTATCTGAGGATGGTTACTTTCAAACCAAATACAAAAAATTAGGTGTACGCAGAGTATCAACGATTATTAAACCTTTGGTTCGTAAACTCAGCTTTGGCAATGAGAATAAGCCATTAAAAAGATTATTAAAAAAGTGGGATAGAAAACTCAATTGTTTTTTGACTAACCGCTATGCCAAGATGCTACCACAACACAAACTTGATTTACCACCCATCAAAAAAGCAGATTTAGTAGTAAAAGAATTCACTCAAGTTTAA
- a CDS encoding glycosyltransferase: MKVAFFVAHFPVLSEPFIVNQIVGTIERGHEVDIYSLDGRPTNISKVHPLVEQYQLIERTIYAPTRPNNELWRWVKGLSLLLLNFPKNPAVCLQLMNTSRYVSQAKSLKMLYRALPFLEKKSYDIIHCQFSTLGVFGVWFRQLGLIEGKLISTFRGADISKFLPKWGEKVYQELFQETDYFLANCEFFKNKAVALGCDANKIHVHGSGIDCSKFFFKERYFPNDGIIRIATTGRLVEKKGIEYVIKAIAQVAKHHPHLEYNIIGDGELKEHFQQLIADLNLNHIVKLLGWKQQKEIVEVLDKCHIFVAPSVTGKDGNQDAPVNTLKEAMAMGLPVISTRHGGIPELVEDGVSGFLVPERDADAIATKLTYLITHPEVWEAMGESGRACVAEKYDMNKLNDELVDIYQQIVHNQLAQKYLVKTR; the protein is encoded by the coding sequence ATGAAAGTCGCCTTTTTTGTAGCACATTTCCCTGTGTTATCTGAGCCGTTTATTGTCAATCAAATTGTCGGTACTATCGAACGGGGACACGAGGTTGATATCTACTCTCTTGATGGTCGTCCTACTAATATATCTAAAGTACATCCGTTAGTTGAACAATATCAATTAATAGAACGAACAATTTACGCTCCCACTCGACCAAATAACGAATTATGGCGATGGGTAAAAGGGTTAAGTTTACTGCTACTAAATTTTCCCAAAAATCCTGCTGTTTGTCTGCAATTAATGAATACTTCCCGCTACGTTAGTCAAGCCAAATCATTAAAAATGCTCTATCGAGCATTACCATTTTTAGAAAAAAAATCTTACGACATCATCCACTGTCAATTTAGCACCTTGGGCGTGTTCGGTGTGTGGTTTCGTCAACTTGGTTTAATCGAGGGTAAATTAATTTCTACTTTTCGGGGTGCAGATATTAGTAAGTTTCTCCCTAAGTGGGGTGAAAAAGTTTATCAGGAATTATTTCAAGAGACAGATTACTTTTTAGCTAACTGCGAATTTTTCAAAAATAAAGCAGTTGCTTTGGGTTGTGATGCTAACAAAATTCATGTCCACGGTTCAGGAATTGACTGTAGTAAATTCTTCTTTAAAGAACGTTATTTTCCCAATGATGGGATTATCCGTATTGCTACCACTGGACGTTTAGTAGAAAAAAAAGGGATTGAATATGTCATTAAAGCCATTGCTCAAGTAGCTAAACATCACCCTCATCTTGAGTACAATATTATCGGTGATGGAGAACTAAAAGAACATTTTCAACAACTGATTGCTGATTTAAATCTTAACCACATTGTTAAATTATTAGGCTGGAAACAGCAAAAAGAAATTGTCGAAGTTCTGGATAAATGCCATATTTTCGTTGCTCCTAGTGTGACTGGTAAAGATGGAAATCAAGATGCGCCAGTTAATACATTAAAAGAAGCGATGGCGATGGGTTTACCTGTAATTAGTACCAGACATGGCGGAATCCCAGAGTTGGTAGAGGATGGGGTTTCAGGATTTTTAGTCCCAGAACGAGATGCAGATGCGATCGCAACTAAACTAACCTATTTAATCACACATCCTGAAGTCTGGGAAGCAATGGGGGAATCAGGACGTGCGTGTGTTGCAGAAAAATACGACATGAACAAGCTAAATGATGAATTAGTAGACATCTACCAACAGATTGTACATAATCAACTTGCCCAAAAATACCTTGTAAAAACTAGATAA
- a CDS encoding colanic acid biosynthesis glycosyltransferase WcaL: MKVAFIVWRFPVLSEAFILNQITGLIDRGHEVYIYPVNGLPKNYTGKVHPIVEEYKLMDCTFFPPAVPENIVWRFFKGIGLLVRNIYLGSLKSLRFFQLGKYDKEVATLKTFYRISPLLEDGVYDIIHCQFGTLAPIALAYREAGIISGKLITTFRGIDISKYVEENGRDVYEQLFREGEFFLANCKFFGDRAINLGCDSDRIVVHGSGLDCRKFAFKPRYFPADGKVQIATTGRLVEKKGIEYAIRAVAKVAKEYPNIEYKIIGDGELKEHFEKLIAELNIGHIVKLLGWKQQKEIVEVLNNAHIFIAPSVTAADGNQDAPVNTLKEAMAMGLPVISTTHGGIPELVEDGVSGFLVPERDTDAIATKLSYLIQHPQLWETMGQAGRARVEEKYDMNKLNDELVAIYQQVLQPELPLPVLREELTHI; encoded by the coding sequence ATGAAGGTGGCTTTTATTGTTTGGCGGTTTCCGGTTTTATCTGAGGCTTTTATTCTTAATCAAATTACGGGTTTGATTGATAGGGGACATGAGGTTTATATTTATCCTGTGAATGGTTTACCTAAGAATTATACGGGTAAGGTTCATCCGATTGTGGAGGAATATAAGTTGATGGATTGTACCTTTTTTCCTCCTGCTGTTCCTGAGAATATTGTTTGGCGTTTTTTTAAGGGTATTGGATTATTAGTCAGGAATATTTATCTGGGTTCTTTAAAAAGTTTGCGCTTTTTTCAGTTAGGGAAGTATGACAAGGAAGTAGCTACTTTAAAAACTTTTTATCGAATTTCACCTCTGCTTGAAGATGGTGTATATGATATTATTCACTGTCAATTTGGCACGTTAGCACCTATTGCTCTTGCTTATCGGGAGGCGGGGATAATTTCTGGTAAGTTAATTACGACTTTTCGGGGTATTGATATTAGTAAATATGTGGAGGAAAATGGCAGGGATGTTTATGAGCAACTGTTTCGGGAAGGGGAGTTTTTTTTGGCGAATTGCAAATTTTTTGGCGATCGCGCGATTAATTTAGGCTGTGATTCTGATAGAATTGTTGTTCATGGTTCTGGCTTAGATTGTCGTAAGTTCGCCTTTAAACCTCGTTATTTCCCTGCTGATGGTAAGGTGCAGATTGCGACAACTGGAAGATTAGTAGAAAAGAAGGGGATTGAATATGCTATTCGTGCAGTTGCTAAAGTAGCTAAAGAATATCCAAATATTGAATACAAAATAATCGGTGATGGCGAGTTAAAGGAACATTTTGAAAAACTAATTGCGGAACTAAATATTGGTCATATCGTCAAATTATTGGGATGGAAGCAACAAAAAGAAATCGTTGAAGTTCTCAATAATGCTCATATTTTTATCGCGCCTAGTGTGACGGCTGCTGATGGTAATCAAGATGCGCCAGTCAATACATTAAAAGAAGCGATGGCGATGGGTTTACCTGTAATTAGCACGACACACGGCGGTATCCCAGAATTAGTAGAGGATGGGGTTTCAGGGTTTTTAGTACCAGAACGAGATACGGATGCGATCGCAACTAAATTATCCTATCTTATTCAGCATCCCCAATTGTGGGAAACAATGGGTCAAGCTGGACGTGCGCGTGTTGAAGAAAAATACGACATGAACAAGCTAAATGATGAATTAGTCGCCATTTATCAACAAGTTCTGCAACCTGAATTACCTCTACCAGTTTTGAGAGAAGAATTAACTCATATCTAA
- a CDS encoding histidine phosphatase family protein → MQLKLEKSSGTRVVLLRHGESTFNALGLYQGSSDESVLTEVGRRDARITAEFLQGIAFDAVYISSLKRAQETAKEILKVIDVPENAVFIDKKLRENDMPAWEGLAFQYVREIFPEAYQLWKQRPHEFWMLVDTEQRFYPALNLYERVQDFWQEVLPNQVDKTLLVVAHGGTNRALIGTALGISPEFYHRFQQSNCGISILHFPDGCLGSGALEVMNLNSHLDFLRKEKRGRIFKRKVSRRFTRSDAEVLL, encoded by the coding sequence ATGCAGTTGAAGCTTGAAAAAAGCTCAGGAACTCGCGTGGTTCTTTTGCGCCACGGAGAAAGTACGTTTAATGCTTTGGGTTTATATCAAGGTAGTAGTGATGAGTCAGTATTAACTGAAGTTGGACGCAGGGATGCAAGAATTACAGCCGAGTTTCTCCAGGGAATTGCATTTGATGCTGTTTATATTAGTTCTTTGAAGCGGGCGCAGGAAACCGCTAAGGAGATTTTAAAGGTAATTGATGTTCCAGAAAATGCAGTTTTTATTGATAAGAAGTTACGAGAAAATGATATGCCTGCCTGGGAGGGTTTAGCGTTTCAATATGTGCGGGAAATATTCCCGGAAGCGTATCAACTCTGGAAACAACGCCCCCATGAGTTTTGGATGCTAGTAGATACTGAACAACGGTTTTATCCAGCTCTAAATTTATATGAACGGGTACAAGATTTTTGGCAGGAGGTGTTACCAAATCAGGTTGATAAAACTTTGCTGGTGGTTGCACATGGGGGTACAAATCGGGCTTTGATTGGGACTGCTTTGGGTATAAGTCCTGAGTTTTATCACCGCTTTCAACAGTCTAATTGTGGGATTAGTATACTGCATTTTCCTGATGGTTGTTTGGGTTCTGGGGCGTTGGAGGTGATGAATTTGAATAGTCATTTGGATTTTTTGAGGAAGGAGAAGAGAGGAAGGATTTTTAAACGCAAAGTATCGCGGAGGTTTACGCGGAGTGACGCGGAGGTTTTACTATGA